Within Paenibacillus sp. RUD330, the genomic segment GGTCCGGAATGTCGCAGCACAAGGATTACGTCGGGCTGCAAAATTTCAAGGACATTTTCGACGATCCCATCATGCTCACAGCGATCGGCAACGACTATTTCCTTGTCATCGGCAAAATAATCGGCATCATGGCGATCGCAACCTTCTTCGCCGTGGCGCTGACCCGCCTTCGCCTGAAGGGAACCGCCTTTTTCCGCTCCATCTTCTTCATTCCGAACGTGTTGTCCGCCGTTGTCGTCGGTATTCTGTGGAACTTCATCTACAATCCTCAAATCGGCTTTTTGAACGGCTTCCTGTCCCTGTTCACCAGCAGCAAGGTGGAGATCAACTGGCTCGGCTTCGAAAGCCACACGATCTGGATGCTGCTGCCGCCTGCCGTCTGGGCGGGCATCGGGTTCTACATGATCCTGCTGATTGCCGCGATCACGAGCATTCCGGCTTCTCTGTACGAGGCTGCTGATATAGAAGGTGCCGGGCAGTGGCATCAGTTCCGGCATATTACGCTTCCCCTCATCTGGGAGCAGATGAAAATCTCGGTCATCAACATCATGATGACGACGCTCAACGGCTCCTTCGTCATCGTGACGATCATGACGGCCGGCGGTCCCGACAACTCGACCCAGGTCATGGGCTCCTACCTGTACCAGCAAGCCTTCAAGCAGGCCCATTTCGGATACGGAGCCGCGATCGGCACGGTCATCCTCATCACATCGCTCATCACGACCCTTCTCCTGCAATGGCTTCTGCGCAAGGAACAGGTGGAAGTCAGCTAGCATCAGATCATATGGAGGGAGAGGGACTACATGCTGCAAAGAACCGTTCATCCGGTGTTCAAATCGATCTTCTATGCTTTCCTCGTCCTGTGGGGAATATCGGTCATCTATCCGCTGTTCTGGACGTTGACCGACTCTCTCAAGAACAACCAGCAGTTCTATTTCAACATGCCTTGGTCGCTGCCGAAGTTCCCGCTGCTGTGGTCGAACTTCGAATATGTATGGACCAACTACAACTTCGGCAAATACTTCATCAATTCCATCGCCGTCACGGCGGGCTCGACCGTGCTCGGGCTCGTTCTTGCGGCTATGACGGCGTACACGCTGGCCCGCTACAAGTTCTTCGGAAGCAAAGTGCTGTATACCGTCTATATTTCTTCCATGATGGTTCCGTTCGCGCTTGCTCTGATTCCGCTGTTCTTCCTCGTGAACGACCTCGGCCTCGCCAACAACCGTTTCGGGCTGATTCTCGTGTATGCGTCCAATACGCTCGCCTTCGGCATCTTCGTCCTGATCGGCTTCTTCCGGACTCTCCCCAAGGAGCTGGAGGAGGCAGGCGCCATCGACGGAGCCGGCTATTTCGGAACGTTCTTCCGCATCATGCTTCCGCTGTCGCGATCGGGCATCATCAGCGTCGGCATCATCAATGTGCTGGAGATATGGAACGAGTATATCGTCGGCACGATTCTCGTCATCGATCCAACGAAGTACACGCTGCCGATCGGACTCGCCGCCATGCAGGTCGAAATGCAGTACAAAACCGAATGGGGTCCGTTGTTCGCGGGGCTGCTGTTCACCATCGTGCCCGTTCTGGTCGTGTATATCATGGCGCAGCGCCATATCGTCTCCGGTCTGGTAGCTGGAGCGGTGAAATAAAGCTTCATTAAAGAAGGAAAACTCGTTGGAGGCCGAATTGGCTTCAAGATACGGAAAGGCCTTGAATCATGCCGCAGCGGCTAAGCGCCGGGGCGGAGGGTTCAAGGCCGTTTTTGTGCCGTTTCTTCTATCCGGTTCTTGTATGATAGATTAGTTGACGCGAATTGGAATTCGGGATATAATCAACCACAACGCGTAAGATAAGTTTACATATTTAATGGGAGGGTTCCTTATGCTGGATCTGCTGATTCGCCGATTCAACCATCCCGATTTTCCTGCACCGATGGACATGGGACTGCTGAATGGAAAAATCGTTTATTTGCATCCTTCGGACGGAAGTCCGCCGGAAGCGGCCAAGACGATCATGAAGGACGCCAGCTTCATCCCTCCCTTCCGGATTCATTCCGGCATCCCCGCCTCATCCTAGTTGCCCCCGGCCGAAAGGTCTTCTTGCGGCAGTTCCGCATTCCTGCGGAGCTGCCGCCTTTTTTTGCTGCCCGCATCCCGAGAGGGTTGAAGGGCGGCATGCCGGGCAGGCTCCGAAGCAGCGGAGGTTCTCCTGCAACTTAAAAAACCTTCCCGCCGAATGCGAAAACGCATCCGGCATGGAAGGTTCGTCAAGAGAGCTCTCCGGCCTGACGAAGGTCAGATCGTAAGTTCCCCAAGCTTGATCAACTCGACAACCGCTTGCGAACGGCCTTTCACGTTCAGCTTCTGCATCACGTTGGAGATATGGTTCCTCACAGTTTTTTCGCTGATGAACAGCAGCTGCGCGATATCCCTTGTCGTCTTAACGTCAGGGTACTCATAACATTAAAAGATCAGAATAGATGAAATCGTGCTTGATTACTGGATAAACAACGAATTTTGAAGCCCGGCTCCCGCTGCCCTTTTCCGTGCGCTCAACATAAACCTTTTCAAAAACGCTTCTCAGCACCTGGTTTTTATCCTGAGTGTCCACGGCCAAGTTGAATGCGGTCAAAGCAGAATCAAAGCTGCCGCGAACTTGATCAATGGATATCGTGGGCTTTGCCTTCTGTGTTTCAAACTCCTGCGAAAAAACCATTCTGTCCAATTTCTCTTGTTCTGCTCGAATCTCCGCTCTGCTCTCTTCAAATTCTTCATCGTCGTATTTTCCTAACTCATACTTTTCGCGGATGAACTTCATCCGGGTCTTCAACTCGGCTGATCTCCGAGCGACATACTGTTCAATGTCCTGGATTGGGTTGATGCCTTTAGGAGCTGGCTTGTCGGCGAGTATAGGCACAAGCACGCTCTCGACTTCTTCTGAAGTGAGATCCCTGAAATAGTGCAGGGTTTCAATCAACTGCTCGACGACGGGTTGGTATTTAAGCCGCCAGCAGCCATTAGGGCAGACGAGGAACTCCTTTTGGTGGTAAGTAGTGTCTTTTCCTTCAATGCGTGATTGGTATTTTTGCAATTGAGCATTGCGGACCATTTTTGCTCCACAAGACTGGCATACGCACAGGCCGGTTAATTCATAGGTGGCCACGTCCGTCTTAACTCTTGGGATGTAATCGGTATTGTTGTTTTTGGCCTGGGCTTTACGCCAGGTGTTGAGATCAATGATGCGCTCATGAGCATACGGAACAATTACATGTTCTTCCATCGGACGTTCGACGACTGTGCCATCAGCTAAGGTTTCCGTGCGACGATAAATGACGATACCAATGTAAACGGGGTTATCAAGCATCTTCTCCAGGATGTCTGTCTTCCAGTGAGTTTTTCCCGTAGATGTTTTTACGCCTTGCTGTCTGAGGTAAGTCGCCAATGCACGATGCCTCACGTCTGCTTTTTTGTCCTCGATGGGAACACCATTCACCCAAAGGTCATACAGGTATCGGACGACAAATGCTTGTTCGGGGTTGATTACCAGTCGGCGTGTCTTCGTGTCCAGGTCATATCCAAAAGGAGGCTTGCCGGCCATCCAACACCCGTCCAGTGCTTTATTGAATCTACCACCAGTTAAACGTTGGCGGGTGCTCTCGAATTCTTCCCTGGACATAAATAAGTCAAACCGTATTTGTCGCAAATCGTCAGGGTTTTTCGGATCGTAAATTCGCCAAGTTGTCATGATGAAGATTCTTTTATCAACGATTAAGTCGTAGATGACACCCATATCTGAGTAAGATCCGCGCCCGAGCCTAGATATCTCTTTAACAGCAATAGCTTGGTATTTATTTTCTTGAAGCTCTCGAAGAATTCCCTGGAACACAGGTCGAGTGGAAATTTTATCGCCAGACCCAATTTCATCTCGTTGCTCATATGGAATCCCCAAAGGAGACAAAATGCGATCCATGAGTTCCCGCATTGCCATGAGCGTGTCTTCGCCAGTTCGTTTCTCTAGTTCTTCATCCTTACGGGATTTACGATTGTAGTTGAGAATGAACTCTATACCGAGGCTCTTTAGATATTCAGCACTAAACATAATCCATCAAACCTCCGCTTTCAGTGTTCATTCTTT encodes:
- a CDS encoding recombinase family protein codes for the protein MFSAEYLKSLGIEFILNYNRKSRKDEELEKRTGEDTLMAMRELMDRILSPLGIPYEQRDEIGSGDKISTRPVFQGILRELQENKYQAIAVKEISRLGRGSYSDMGVIYDLIVDKRIFIMTTWRIYDPKNPDDLRQIRFDLFMSREEFESTRQRLTGGRFNKALDGCWMAGKPPFGYDLDTKTRRLVINPEQAFVVRYLYDLWVNGVPIEDKKADVRHRALATYLRQQGVKTSTGKTHWKTDILEKMLDNPVYIGIVIYRRTETLADGTVVERPMEEHVIVPYAHERIIDLNTWRKAQAKNNNTDYIPRVKTDVATYELTGLCVCQSCGAKMVRNAQLQKYQSRIEGKDTTYHQKEFLVCPNGCWRLKYQPVVEQLIETLHYFRDLTSEEVESVLVPILADKPAPKGINPIQDIEQYVARRSAELKTRMKFIREKYELGKYDDEEFEESRAEIRAEQEKLDRMVFSQEFETQKAKPTISIDQVRGSFDSALTAFNLAVDTQDKNQVLRSVFEKVYVERTEKGSGSRASKFVVYPVIKHDFIYSDLLML
- a CDS encoding sugar ABC transporter permease, whose protein sequence is MNIGKAKLQRNLFIAAFIIPTFLFFCVFTIYPLIQALYNSFFDWSGMSQHKDYVGLQNFKDIFDDPIMLTAIGNDYFLVIGKIIGIMAIATFFAVALTRLRLKGTAFFRSIFFIPNVLSAVVVGILWNFIYNPQIGFLNGFLSLFTSSKVEINWLGFESHTIWMLLPPAVWAGIGFYMILLIAAITSIPASLYEAADIEGAGQWHQFRHITLPLIWEQMKISVINIMMTTLNGSFVIVTIMTAGGPDNSTQVMGSYLYQQAFKQAHFGYGAAIGTVILITSLITTLLLQWLLRKEQVEVS
- a CDS encoding carbohydrate ABC transporter permease, translating into MLQRTVHPVFKSIFYAFLVLWGISVIYPLFWTLTDSLKNNQQFYFNMPWSLPKFPLLWSNFEYVWTNYNFGKYFINSIAVTAGSTVLGLVLAAMTAYTLARYKFFGSKVLYTVYISSMMVPFALALIPLFFLVNDLGLANNRFGLILVYASNTLAFGIFVLIGFFRTLPKELEEAGAIDGAGYFGTFFRIMLPLSRSGIISVGIINVLEIWNEYIVGTILVIDPTKYTLPIGLAAMQVEMQYKTEWGPLFAGLLFTIVPVLVVYIMAQRHIVSGLVAGAVK